The Niallia alba genome includes a window with the following:
- a CDS encoding PrkA family serine protein kinase, translated as MSILKKIEMHRQEEELLKWEGTFEEYLEILKEKPWVAQSAHSRVYNMIKDAGIDDVNGKKQYKFFSDQLFGLEEPLERLVEEYFHPAAKRLDVRKRILLLMGPVSGGKSTLVTMLKRGLEAYTYTERGAVYAIKGCPMHEDPLHMIPHSLRKDFYDEYGIRIEGNLSPLNMMRLQEEYNGKIEDVIVERVFFSEDKRTGIGTFSPSDPKSQDIADLTGSIDFSTIAEYGSESDPRAYRFDGELNKANRGMMEFQEMLKCDEKFLWHLLSLTQEGNFKAGRFALISADELIVAHTNETEYRSFISNKKNEALHSRIIVMPVPYNLKASEEERIYEKMIRESDVSDVHIAPHTLKIAAIFTILTRLKEPKKGDIDLVKKMRLYDGESVEGFSSADLKELQNEYGDEGMSGIDPRYVINRISSTIIRKDVTSINALDVLLSIKEGLDQHSSITNELKEKYLNCISLARKEYDEIAKKEVQKAFVYSYEESAKTLMDNYLDNVEAYCNKNKLRDPLTGEAINPDEKLMRSIEEQIGISENAKKSFREEILIRISAYARKGKRFDYNSHDRLREAIQKKLFADLKDVVKITTSTKTPDEQQLKKVNEVVARLIDEHGYNSTSANELLRYVGSLLNR; from the coding sequence GTATTGATGATGTAAATGGGAAAAAACAATATAAATTTTTTTCTGATCAGCTTTTCGGTTTAGAAGAGCCATTAGAAAGATTAGTAGAAGAGTATTTTCATCCAGCTGCCAAACGTCTAGATGTAAGAAAACGTATTTTATTACTAATGGGTCCAGTCAGCGGGGGTAAATCTACATTGGTTACGATGTTGAAAAGAGGCTTAGAAGCATATACGTACACAGAGCGTGGAGCCGTATATGCAATTAAAGGATGCCCAATGCATGAAGATCCACTTCACATGATACCACATAGTCTAAGAAAAGATTTTTATGATGAATATGGAATCCGCATTGAAGGAAACTTATCGCCACTCAATATGATGAGACTTCAGGAAGAATATAATGGAAAAATTGAAGATGTAATTGTAGAAAGAGTATTTTTCTCAGAAGATAAGCGAACAGGGATTGGAACCTTTAGTCCATCTGATCCGAAATCTCAAGATATCGCTGATTTAACGGGAAGTATTGATTTCTCTACGATTGCTGAATATGGATCGGAATCAGATCCACGGGCTTATCGTTTCGATGGAGAGCTGAATAAGGCGAACCGAGGGATGATGGAGTTCCAGGAGATGTTAAAATGTGATGAGAAATTCTTATGGCATTTATTATCATTAACACAAGAAGGTAACTTTAAAGCGGGAAGATTTGCCCTCATTTCTGCCGATGAGCTAATCGTTGCTCATACAAATGAAACAGAGTATCGCTCCTTTATTTCTAATAAAAAGAATGAAGCATTGCATTCCCGTATTATTGTCATGCCGGTTCCATATAATTTAAAGGCATCTGAAGAGGAAAGAATCTATGAAAAAATGATTCGAGAAAGTGATGTTTCGGATGTTCATATCGCTCCACACACATTGAAAATCGCTGCAATCTTTACGATTTTAACTCGATTAAAAGAGCCGAAAAAAGGCGATATTGATTTAGTGAAAAAAATGCGTTTATATGATGGCGAAAGTGTAGAAGGCTTCAGTTCTGCTGACTTGAAGGAACTGCAAAATGAATATGGTGATGAAGGAATGAGTGGGATCGATCCACGTTATGTCATTAACCGTATTTCTTCAACGATCATTCGCAAGGATGTAACAAGCATCAATGCATTAGATGTGCTGTTGTCAATAAAAGAAGGATTGGATCAACATTCTTCTATTACAAATGAATTAAAAGAAAAATATTTAAATTGCATCTCCTTAGCGCGTAAGGAATATGATGAAATTGCCAAGAAAGAAGTACAAAAGGCATTTGTTTACTCTTACGAAGAGTCTGCTAAAACGTTAATGGATAATTATTTAGATAACGTAGAAGCCTATTGCAATAAAAATAAGCTTCGTGATCCATTAACAGGTGAAGCGATTAATCCAGACGAAAAACTAATGCGTTCTATTGAAGAACAAATTGGTATTTCTGAAAATGCGAAAAAATCTTTCCGTGAAGAAATCTTGATTCGTATTTCCGCTTATGCAAGAAAAGGAAAGAGATTTGATTATAACTCTCATGATCGCTTACGTGAGGCCATTCAGAAGAAGTTATTCGCAGATCTGAAGGATGTCGTGAAAATCACTACTTCAACTAAGACACCAGATGAGCAGCAATTGAAGAAAGTAAACGAAGTAGTAGCACGCCTAATCGATGAACATGGCTATAATTCCACTTCAGCAAACGAGTTATTGCGTTATGTAGGAAGCTTATTGAATCGCTAA
- the yhbH gene encoding sporulation protein YhbH, whose product MTEKQNNHQFVISQENWSLHRKGHDDQQRHQEKVQEAIKNNLPDLITEENIVMSNGREVVKIPIRSLDEYKIRYNYDKNKHVGQGNGDSQVGDVVARDGSGNQKGPGKGQGAGDQAGEDYFEAEVSLMELEEALFKQLALPNLQRKEQDQIVVENIEFNDIRKVGLMGNIDKKKTMISAFKRNAMSGKPAFHPIYPEDLKFKTWNEVQKPESKAVVLAMMDTSGSMGLWEKYMARSFFFWMTRFLRTKYETVEIEFIAHHTEAKVVSEEDFFSKGESGGTICSSVYRKALELIDDKYDPGRFNIYPFHFSDGDNLTSDNARCVKLVEELMEVSNMFGYGEVNQYNRHSTLMSAYKNIQNEKFRYYLLRQKADVFNAMTSFFRKEEEGQMYA is encoded by the coding sequence ATGACCGAAAAGCAGAATAACCATCAGTTTGTAATATCCCAAGAAAATTGGTCCCTCCATCGCAAAGGCCATGATGATCAACAACGTCATCAGGAAAAAGTGCAGGAAGCCATTAAAAATAACCTACCTGATTTAATTACAGAAGAAAACATTGTCATGTCAAATGGTAGAGAAGTTGTGAAAATCCCCATTCGTTCATTAGACGAATACAAAATTCGATATAATTATGATAAAAACAAACACGTTGGGCAAGGGAATGGAGACAGTCAGGTTGGCGATGTGGTCGCACGCGATGGATCTGGAAATCAAAAAGGCCCAGGAAAAGGGCAAGGAGCAGGAGATCAGGCTGGAGAAGATTACTTTGAGGCAGAAGTATCTTTAATGGAATTGGAAGAAGCTCTATTCAAGCAATTAGCATTGCCGAATTTACAAAGAAAAGAACAAGACCAAATTGTTGTCGAGAATATTGAATTTAATGATATTAGAAAAGTAGGCTTAATGGGTAACATAGACAAGAAAAAAACGATGATATCAGCATTTAAACGAAATGCCATGTCTGGAAAACCAGCATTTCACCCCATTTATCCAGAAGATTTAAAATTCAAAACGTGGAATGAAGTGCAAAAGCCAGAGTCCAAAGCAGTTGTACTTGCGATGATGGACACAAGTGGTTCAATGGGCTTATGGGAAAAATATATGGCAAGAAGCTTTTTCTTCTGGATGACCAGATTTCTTCGTACAAAATATGAAACTGTGGAAATCGAATTCATTGCCCACCACACTGAAGCAAAAGTTGTGTCGGAAGAAGATTTCTTTTCCAAAGGAGAAAGTGGAGGTACAATTTGTTCCTCTGTTTATCGAAAAGCATTGGAACTGATTGATGATAAGTACGATCCCGGCCGATTTAATATTTATCCTTTCCATTTTTCAGACGGAGACAATTTAACATCCGATAATGCTAGATGTGTTAAATTAGTAGAAGAGTTGATGGAAGTTTCCAATATGTTTGGTTATGGGGAAGTCAACCAATACAACCGACATAGCACGCTTATGTCCGCTTACAAAAATATTCAAAATGAAAAATTCCGCTACTACTTACTGCGTCAGAAGGCAGATGTATTTAATGCGATGACAAGTTTCTTCCGAAAAGAGGAAGAAGGACAGATGTATGCATAA